One window of Bifidobacterium pseudocatenulatum DSM 20438 = JCM 1200 = LMG 10505 genomic DNA carries:
- a CDS encoding trimeric intracellular cation channel family protein, whose protein sequence is MSVALESNAFFWGIEYLATFCCGMCGGLAAVRKGYDIFAILVTTWLTALGGGIIRDVLLGIAPPVGVSDKGLVIVALLASVAVAVCHPEINRLKWSMLSLDALALGLYAVNGTSKAMMYHTSGMTAVFLGMFTALGGGLIRDMLINEVPMVIRDKHWYAVPSAVGCVLTVLVCKGVDAGIVSFPAEVVLDLLIVALMVSMRLVSVIFDIQLPGALVRHNTYLPSEAKYLKRPVIHSDKDSDKRKCDKRR, encoded by the coding sequence ATGTCGGTGGCGTTGGAGAGTAATGCCTTCTTTTGGGGGATTGAATATTTGGCGACGTTCTGCTGCGGCATGTGCGGCGGACTTGCCGCCGTGCGCAAAGGCTACGATATCTTCGCGATTCTCGTCACCACATGGCTCACCGCATTGGGCGGAGGAATCATCCGTGACGTGCTGCTGGGCATCGCGCCACCGGTAGGCGTGTCGGATAAAGGACTGGTGATCGTTGCTCTGCTGGCTTCGGTGGCCGTCGCGGTGTGCCATCCCGAAATCAACAGGCTCAAATGGTCCATGCTGTCGTTGGATGCTCTGGCATTGGGATTGTATGCGGTCAACGGTACCAGCAAAGCCATGATGTACCACACGTCAGGCATGACCGCGGTTTTTCTCGGCATGTTCACCGCGCTTGGAGGTGGCCTGATTCGAGACATGCTCATCAACGAAGTGCCGATGGTGATTCGTGACAAACATTGGTATGCGGTTCCATCTGCCGTGGGGTGCGTACTGACGGTGCTTGTCTGCAAAGGCGTGGACGCTGGAATCGTCAGTTTTCCAGCCGAAGTGGTGCTTGATCTGCTGATCGTCGCATTGATGGTCAGCATGCGATTGGTATCGGTGATTTTCGACATTCAGCTTCCGGGAGCGTTGGTGCGTCATAATACATATCTGCCAAGTGAAGCGAAATATTTGAAACGACCGGTCATTCATTCTGATAAGGATTCCGACAAACGCAAGTGTGACAAGCGTAGGTAG
- a CDS encoding branched-chain amino acid aminotransferase: MTEQNHHDPAELDKLTEKFTVLPNDNPASDAKRAELIDKPAFGQVFSDNMAHMTWTKGEGWGDRRIEPYAPLKMDPGASVLHYAQECFEGLKAYRHADGSTWLFRPDANAERFQNSAKRLYLPELPIDDFIGSVAALVKRDVNWVPTRREYTLYMRPFMFASEPFLGVRAPQEVDYCVIASPSGPYFPGGVKPVSIWVEDKWFRTGPGGTGFAKCGGNYAASLLGEYTGIDHGCEQVCFVDAATKTYLEELGGMNMMVVHKDGHVETPSLTGNILPGVTRRSLIQLIQDNGHDVVETMIALDQLLEDIKSGEVTEVFACGTAAIITPIGRFKSEKFDVTVADGNSGEFTVNLRNQLLGIQLGEIEDPHNWMWKVC; encoded by the coding sequence ATGACTGAACAGAATCATCACGATCCGGCAGAGCTTGACAAGCTCACCGAGAAGTTCACCGTGCTCCCGAACGACAACCCGGCATCCGACGCCAAACGTGCCGAACTCATCGACAAGCCGGCATTCGGTCAGGTCTTCTCCGACAACATGGCCCACATGACTTGGACCAAGGGCGAAGGCTGGGGAGACCGCCGCATCGAGCCGTATGCGCCGCTGAAGATGGATCCGGGCGCATCCGTTCTGCACTATGCTCAGGAATGCTTCGAAGGTCTGAAGGCCTACCGTCATGCCGATGGCTCCACCTGGCTGTTCCGTCCGGATGCGAACGCCGAGCGTTTCCAGAACTCCGCCAAGCGTCTGTACCTGCCGGAACTGCCGATCGACGATTTCATCGGTTCCGTGGCCGCCCTCGTCAAGCGTGACGTGAACTGGGTTCCGACCCGCCGCGAGTACACCCTGTACATGCGTCCGTTCATGTTCGCTTCCGAGCCGTTCCTCGGCGTGCGTGCTCCGCAGGAAGTGGACTACTGCGTGATCGCATCCCCGTCCGGCCCGTACTTCCCAGGCGGCGTGAAGCCGGTCAGCATCTGGGTTGAAGACAAGTGGTTCCGCACCGGCCCTGGCGGCACCGGCTTCGCCAAGTGCGGTGGCAACTACGCCGCATCCCTGCTGGGCGAATACACCGGCATCGACCACGGCTGCGAGCAGGTCTGCTTCGTCGACGCCGCTACCAAGACCTACCTCGAGGAGCTTGGCGGCATGAACATGATGGTCGTGCACAAGGACGGCCACGTAGAGACCCCGTCTCTGACCGGCAACATTCTGCCGGGCGTGACCCGTCGCTCCCTGATTCAGCTCATCCAGGACAACGGCCACGACGTGGTCGAAACCATGATCGCTCTGGACCAGTTGCTCGAAGACATCAAGTCCGGCGAAGTCACCGAGGTGTTCGCTTGCGGTACCGCAGCCATCATCACCCCGATCGGTCGTTTCAAGTCCGAGAAGTTCGACGTGACCGTTGCCGACGGCAACTCCGGCGAATTCACCGTGAACCTGCGCAACCAGCTGCTGGGCATCCAGCTTGGCGAGATCGAGGATCCGCACAACTGGATGTGGAAGGTCTGCTGA
- the crcB gene encoding fluoride efflux transporter CrcB, with amino-acid sequence MSAMLAIGVCACGGVGAAARYICDSYIKALWRKTFPLSTFAINVVAGLLAGLVAGLFAANTISPDCRLLLATGFLGGFSTFSTMMNETVTLLRNGKIACFIGYALASIVVPVMAVACGYWLA; translated from the coding sequence ATGAGCGCAATGCTTGCGATCGGCGTATGCGCATGCGGTGGCGTCGGCGCGGCCGCACGCTATATCTGCGATTCGTATATCAAGGCATTGTGGCGCAAAACGTTCCCGCTTTCGACGTTTGCCATCAATGTTGTGGCCGGTCTGCTTGCCGGCTTGGTGGCGGGATTGTTCGCGGCGAACACCATAAGCCCCGACTGCCGCCTACTGCTCGCAACAGGATTTCTCGGCGGTTTCTCAACGTTCTCAACCATGATGAACGAGACGGTTACGCTCCTGCGCAATGGGAAAATCGCTTGTTTCATCGGTTATGCTCTGGCTTCGATCGTCGTGCCCGTCATGGCCGTTGCGTGCGGTTACTGGCTGGCCTGA
- a CDS encoding alpha/beta hydrolase: MKHDNDTIVRDICIATGAVTAACIASLATTAKYLFHFCIDTQWKRSVFHQSLIAPERIEKLQQGEAQEAGEWFAQAKQPVTITSDDGLRLHGWLFDPDCTAPKPHLYAICMHGYTGVPEETAKWAHRYARMGFTVLVPSQRAQDLSEGRYVGMGWLERNDLLNWIDLIASSDADARILLYGGSMGAATVMMTTGDPRLPRNVVSAIVDSGYTSARMVFIDSLRHSSRLPKPLAAVCVDAAGLFCKHYAGYDFSEATCLQSLRHTVIPMLFIHGEQDDIVSSRFLKINYEACSSIDREKLMVPDARHMEASVVDPELYWNTVNAFIKRAFEL; the protein is encoded by the coding sequence ATGAAGCATGACAATGACACAATCGTTCGCGACATTTGCATCGCCACGGGAGCCGTGACGGCTGCCTGTATCGCATCGTTGGCTACGACTGCGAAATACCTGTTCCATTTCTGCATCGATACGCAATGGAAACGTTCCGTTTTCCATCAATCGCTGATTGCGCCGGAGCGTATCGAAAAACTTCAGCAGGGTGAGGCACAGGAAGCAGGAGAATGGTTCGCGCAAGCCAAACAGCCTGTGACGATTACCAGCGATGATGGACTTCGACTGCATGGATGGCTGTTCGATCCGGATTGCACTGCGCCAAAACCACACCTGTACGCAATCTGCATGCATGGTTATACCGGTGTACCGGAGGAAACCGCGAAATGGGCACATCGTTACGCCCGCATGGGCTTCACCGTATTGGTTCCGTCACAGCGTGCCCAAGACTTGAGCGAGGGACGGTACGTCGGCATGGGCTGGCTTGAACGCAATGATCTACTGAATTGGATCGACCTTATCGCGTCGAGTGACGCCGACGCCCGTATCCTGCTGTATGGCGGTTCGATGGGCGCGGCAACGGTGATGATGACGACGGGAGACCCGCGTCTGCCGCGCAATGTGGTGTCCGCGATTGTCGATAGCGGCTACACGTCTGCGCGCATGGTGTTCATCGACAGCCTTCGGCATTCGTCGCGTCTGCCGAAACCGCTTGCCGCGGTATGTGTGGATGCCGCGGGATTGTTCTGCAAACATTATGCAGGGTACGATTTTTCGGAAGCCACCTGTCTGCAGTCGCTCAGACATACTGTCATTCCGATGCTGTTCATTCATGGCGAACAGGACGACATCGTGAGCTCACGTTTTCTCAAGATCAATTACGAAGCGTGCTCGAGCATCGATCGAGAAAAGCTCATGGTTCCCGACGCACGCCATATGGAAGCATCCGTCGTGGATCCCGAACTGTATTGGAACACCGTCAATGCCTTCATCAAACGCGCATTCGAATTGTGA
- the rpsT gene encoding 30S ribosomal protein S20, with amino-acid sequence MANIKSQKKRVLTNEKAHKRNVAVKSSLKTAVRATREAIAAGDKSAAEAAYKVAAQKLDKAAGAGVIHKNQAANRKSGLAVAINAL; translated from the coding sequence GTGGCAAACATTAAGTCGCAGAAGAAGCGCGTTCTCACCAACGAGAAGGCCCACAAGCGCAACGTGGCCGTGAAGTCCAGCCTGAAGACTGCCGTTCGCGCCACCCGTGAAGCTATCGCCGCCGGCGATAAGTCCGCAGCAGAAGCCGCCTACAAGGTCGCAGCTCAGAAGCTCGACAAGGCTGCTGGCGCTGGCGTGATTCACAAGAACCAGGCTGCTAACCGCAAGTCCGGTCTTGCCGTGGCCATCAACGCTCTCTGA
- a CDS encoding 50S ribosomal protein L25/general stress protein Ctc — MATTITLEGAARTEFGKGAARRMRVANLIPATVYAGGEEPVFVQLPMKETTLSLRHTNALFTIKFGDETKMAVVKDVQRNPVKRIVEHVDFYEVKAGEKIDVEVPVFVEGTPKGAAVAFVDIQELKVRADVANLPEKIVVNVDGLTDGSKVFAKDVVLPEGVVLDVEDPEESVVTVEVPEDAADEAAPVETAPAENAE; from the coding sequence ATGGCTACCACCATTACCCTCGAAGGCGCTGCCCGTACCGAGTTCGGCAAGGGCGCTGCCCGCCGCATGCGCGTCGCCAACCTTATTCCGGCCACCGTGTACGCAGGCGGCGAAGAGCCGGTCTTCGTGCAGCTGCCGATGAAGGAAACCACCCTGTCCCTGCGTCACACCAACGCTCTGTTCACCATCAAGTTCGGTGACGAGACCAAGATGGCCGTCGTCAAGGACGTTCAGCGCAACCCGGTGAAGCGCATCGTCGAGCACGTTGACTTCTACGAGGTCAAGGCCGGCGAGAAGATCGACGTCGAGGTGCCGGTGTTCGTCGAGGGCACCCCGAAGGGCGCTGCCGTCGCATTCGTCGACATTCAGGAGCTCAAGGTTCGCGCCGATGTCGCCAACCTGCCGGAGAAGATCGTGGTCAACGTTGACGGCCTGACCGACGGTTCCAAGGTCTTCGCCAAGGACGTCGTGCTGCCGGAAGGCGTTGTGCTCGACGTCGAGGATCCGGAAGAGTCCGTCGTCACCGTCGAGGTGCCGGAAGACGCTGCCGATGAGGCTGCTCCGGTCGAAACCGCTCCGGCTGAAAACGCTGAGTGA
- a CDS encoding fluoride efflux transporter FluC: MTDDAWKQCTRDEVRRCGREKHLNKHIIRLDVVTVVFLGGCVGTGLRYASSSIADVGGFHVGTFAANMVACFVYAALSAWLGSSSLLKGRAKEYVNRGFGMGMCGGLSTMSTLALEEFMMIDDHAIPGVLTYCCATFIVGFSLAYAGALCGSWLAERNKDEHADKEAIR, encoded by the coding sequence ATGACTGACGATGCATGGAAACAATGCACGAGAGACGAAGTGAGACGGTGCGGAAGAGAGAAACATTTGAATAAGCATATTATTCGGCTTGATGTGGTGACGGTGGTATTCCTTGGCGGATGCGTCGGCACGGGACTGCGGTATGCGAGCTCGTCCATTGCGGACGTGGGCGGCTTCCATGTCGGTACGTTCGCGGCCAATATGGTGGCCTGCTTCGTATATGCGGCGCTTTCCGCATGGCTGGGATCTTCCAGTCTGTTGAAAGGCCGTGCAAAAGAATACGTGAATCGTGGATTCGGCATGGGCATGTGCGGAGGCCTTTCCACCATGTCCACGCTCGCATTGGAAGAATTCATGATGATTGACGATCATGCGATTCCCGGAGTCCTCACCTATTGCTGCGCAACGTTCATTGTCGGTTTTTCGCTCGCCTACGCCGGTGCCTTATGCGGTTCGTGGTTGGCGGAACGAAACAAAGACGAACATGCTGACAAGGAGGCGATTCGATGA
- the lepA gene encoding translation elongation factor 4, with the protein MGQQHNQPGFTDQSLIRNFCIIAHIDHGKSTVADRILQLSGIVPEREMRDRFLDRMDIEQERGITIKSQAVRVPWTFDGTEYTLGMIDTPGHVDFTYEVSRALAACEGAVLLVDATQGIEAQTLSNLYMAIDHDLAIIPVLNKIDLPSAEPDKHAEEIAGLIGCDPSEVLRVSGKTGEGVTELLDRIVADVPAPTGDPEAPARALIFDSVYDSYRGIVTYIRMVDGELRSREKLHMMGIGMTHDPIEIGVISPDMMPTKALGAGEVGYVITGAKDVSQSKVGDTITSALKPAADPLEGYRDPQPMVYAGLFPIDNAQYPELREALDKLKLNDAALIYEPETSVALGFGFRCGFLGLLHMEIVTERLSREFDLDLISTAPNVPYEVTAEDNSVHRVTNPSEFPDGKIKQIVEPVVAADIITPKEFIGAVMDLCQDHRGQMGTMEYISADRVEMHYRIPLAEIVFDFFDQLKSRTKGYASLDYHEDGEQSADLVKVDILIQGEKVDAFSAIVHKDKAYSYGVMMTKKLRELIPRQQFEIPIQAAIGSRIIARENIRALRKDVLAKCYGGDISRKRKLLEKQKAGKKRMKMLGHVEVPQEAFIAALSTGDAGNDRDTKDKIRAAQKTEG; encoded by the coding sequence GTGGGCCAGCAGCATAACCAGCCCGGTTTCACCGATCAGTCGTTGATTCGCAATTTCTGCATCATCGCGCATATCGATCACGGCAAGTCCACGGTGGCAGACCGTATTCTGCAGCTCAGCGGCATCGTGCCCGAACGTGAGATGCGTGATCGTTTCCTGGATCGTATGGATATTGAGCAGGAGCGTGGCATCACCATCAAATCGCAGGCTGTGCGCGTGCCGTGGACGTTCGACGGCACTGAATATACCCTCGGCATGATCGACACTCCAGGCCACGTCGATTTCACTTATGAGGTTTCCCGCGCTCTCGCCGCATGCGAAGGCGCAGTGCTGCTTGTCGACGCGACGCAGGGCATCGAAGCGCAGACCCTGTCGAACCTGTATATGGCCATCGACCATGATCTGGCCATCATTCCTGTACTGAACAAAATCGATCTTCCCAGCGCGGAACCAGACAAGCATGCCGAGGAAATCGCAGGTCTGATTGGTTGCGATCCTTCCGAAGTGCTGCGCGTGTCCGGTAAAACCGGTGAAGGCGTGACCGAACTGCTCGACCGCATTGTTGCCGACGTTCCTGCACCAACCGGCGATCCGGAAGCTCCCGCGCGTGCGCTGATCTTCGACTCCGTCTACGACTCCTACCGCGGCATCGTCACCTACATTCGTATGGTCGATGGCGAGTTGCGTTCCCGTGAGAAACTGCACATGATGGGTATCGGCATGACCCATGATCCGATTGAAATCGGCGTGATCAGCCCAGACATGATGCCTACGAAGGCGCTTGGTGCGGGTGAGGTCGGTTATGTTATCACCGGCGCGAAAGACGTCAGCCAGTCCAAGGTGGGCGACACCATCACTTCCGCGCTCAAGCCTGCGGCCGATCCGCTCGAAGGCTATCGTGACCCGCAGCCCATGGTCTACGCTGGCCTGTTCCCAATCGACAACGCGCAGTATCCGGAACTTCGTGAGGCGCTCGACAAGCTCAAGCTCAACGACGCGGCTTTGATCTACGAGCCGGAAACGTCCGTGGCGTTGGGTTTCGGTTTCCGCTGCGGCTTCCTTGGCCTGCTGCATATGGAAATCGTGACCGAACGACTGAGCCGCGAATTCGATCTCGACTTGATCTCCACCGCACCGAACGTGCCATACGAGGTCACCGCGGAAGACAATTCCGTGCATCGTGTGACCAATCCGAGCGAATTCCCCGACGGCAAGATCAAGCAGATCGTCGAACCGGTGGTTGCCGCCGACATCATCACTCCGAAGGAATTCATCGGCGCGGTTATGGACTTGTGCCAGGACCATCGTGGACAGATGGGCACTATGGAATATATTTCCGCCGACCGTGTGGAAATGCATTATCGCATTCCGTTGGCCGAAATCGTGTTCGACTTCTTCGACCAGTTGAAGAGCCGCACCAAGGGCTATGCGTCGCTCGACTACCATGAGGACGGCGAACAGTCCGCCGATCTGGTGAAGGTCGATATTCTCATCCAGGGTGAGAAGGTCGATGCGTTCAGCGCCATCGTGCATAAGGATAAGGCGTATTCCTACGGCGTGATGATGACGAAGAAGTTGCGTGAGCTCATTCCTCGCCAGCAGTTCGAAATTCCGATTCAGGCCGCCATCGGCTCCCGCATTATCGCACGTGAGAACATTCGCGCACTGCGCAAGGACGTGCTCGCCAAGTGTTATGGCGGCGATATTTCCCGTAAGCGCAAGCTGCTCGAAAAGCAGAAGGCCGGCAAGAAGCGTATGAAGATGCTCGGCCATGTCGAGGTGCCGCAGGAGGCGTTCATCGCCGCATTGTCGACCGGAGACGCAGGCAACGACCGCGACACCAAAGACAAGATTCGCGCCGCCCAGAAAACCGAAGGCTGA
- a CDS encoding excinuclease ABC subunit UvrA, whose translation MEQSSGAFPPSRIEVRGACVHNLKNVDVDIPLNKLVGIAGISGSGKSSLALGVLYAEGSRRYLEALSTYTRRRLTQASRAQVVDIRHVPAALALHQRPSVPGVRSTFGTMTELLNSLRLLFSRCASHVCEHCGERNRPTMNVAAELPIRCTSCNQLMHPPSAEQLSFNSAGACPTCSGTGIVRTVDRASLVPDETKSIDAGAVLPWGSLMWDLMKQVCGAMGVRTNIPFNQLTDAERDIVFNGPAVKKHILYKPKKGNDFAELDFTYFNAVYTVENALAKAKDEKGIKRVSRFLSEQPCPDCSGTRLSQQARQPQILGINLAQATAMTLDETIRWVRSVPKSLPQEMRAMATAICESFEDTAERLVELGLCYLSLDRAGATLSTGERQRVQLARSVRNRTTGVLYVLDEPSIGLHPANVDGLLGVMRDLVADGNSVVVVDHDTRVLAAMDHLVEMGPTAGAEGGHVIAQGAVADVMTAPGSQIAPFLRDGGKIHERARPQIDLDAMFAKGRIHLETNTVHTVHPLLVDIPRGRLTVVSGVSGSGKTTMVLETLVPALRSAADGTVSPSSIRLIDADGISKVELIDATPIGANIRSTVATYCGVHDDLRRAFAKTSDAHKKNLKPGAFSYNTGKLCCSTCDGTGTISLDVQFLPDVDVTCPDCHGTRYAQTADDIRLVCADSVARSLPELMLLSVDEMMPLLDFLRPVRSKLATLHELGLGYLTLGEPTPALSGGEAQRLKLASEMGRGQSGSVFVFDEPTIGLHPLDVLVLLRVFDSLVASGATVVVIEHDLDVIANADYLIDMGPGGGMAGGRIVCEGTPETVRACPDSVTGRYLRG comes from the coding sequence ATGGAACAATCATCTGGAGCTTTCCCGCCGTCCCGCATCGAAGTGCGCGGTGCCTGTGTACATAATCTCAAGAACGTCGACGTCGACATTCCGTTGAACAAATTAGTCGGCATCGCCGGTATCTCCGGGTCCGGAAAGAGCTCTCTCGCTTTAGGTGTGCTATACGCTGAAGGATCCCGACGTTATCTGGAGGCTTTGTCGACGTATACCAGGCGACGTCTCACCCAAGCGAGTCGAGCGCAGGTAGTCGACATACGTCATGTGCCCGCGGCTCTCGCCCTCCATCAAAGACCTTCAGTGCCCGGCGTGCGATCCACGTTCGGCACGATGACGGAGCTGCTCAACAGTCTGCGTCTGTTGTTCTCCCGTTGCGCCTCACATGTCTGCGAGCATTGTGGCGAACGCAACCGTCCCACAATGAACGTGGCGGCCGAGTTGCCTATACGATGCACATCCTGCAATCAACTCATGCACCCACCATCCGCCGAACAGCTGTCGTTCAATTCCGCCGGCGCATGCCCGACCTGCTCCGGAACAGGCATCGTGCGAACCGTCGACCGTGCTTCCCTGGTACCAGACGAGACCAAAAGCATCGACGCCGGCGCAGTATTACCATGGGGATCGTTGATGTGGGATCTGATGAAGCAGGTGTGCGGCGCGATGGGAGTGCGCACGAACATTCCATTCAACCAGCTGACCGACGCCGAGCGGGACATCGTGTTCAACGGCCCGGCCGTCAAGAAGCATATTCTATACAAACCGAAGAAAGGCAATGATTTCGCCGAACTTGACTTCACGTACTTCAACGCCGTGTATACCGTGGAGAACGCGCTCGCCAAAGCCAAGGATGAGAAGGGTATCAAACGCGTGTCGAGATTCCTCAGCGAGCAACCATGTCCGGATTGTTCCGGTACGAGGCTTTCACAGCAGGCTCGTCAACCGCAGATTCTCGGTATTAATCTGGCACAAGCCACGGCGATGACACTTGACGAAACGATACGTTGGGTGCGTTCAGTACCCAAGTCATTGCCGCAGGAGATGCGTGCGATGGCCACAGCCATCTGCGAATCGTTCGAGGATACGGCCGAGCGGCTCGTGGAACTCGGATTATGCTATTTGTCGCTTGACCGCGCAGGTGCGACACTGTCCACCGGCGAGCGCCAACGTGTGCAGTTGGCCCGTTCGGTGCGTAACCGCACTACAGGCGTGCTGTATGTGCTGGATGAACCGTCTATCGGATTGCATCCGGCGAATGTGGATGGACTGTTGGGCGTGATGCGCGATTTGGTGGCTGACGGCAATTCGGTGGTTGTGGTCGATCATGATACCCGTGTGCTTGCCGCGATGGATCATTTGGTGGAGATGGGTCCAACGGCCGGTGCCGAAGGCGGTCATGTGATCGCTCAGGGTGCGGTGGCGGATGTTATGACGGCACCTGGTTCTCAGATAGCGCCTTTTCTGCGTGATGGTGGCAAAATACATGAGCGGGCGCGGCCGCAGATTGACTTAGATGCGATGTTCGCCAAGGGTCGGATTCATTTGGAGACGAATACCGTGCATACGGTGCATCCGTTATTGGTGGACATTCCGCGAGGACGTCTCACTGTGGTGTCTGGCGTGTCGGGTTCCGGTAAGACGACGATGGTATTGGAGACACTGGTCCCTGCGTTGCGCTCGGCCGCTGATGGTACCGTTTCCCCGAGCTCGATTCGTCTGATTGACGCGGATGGCATTTCGAAAGTGGAACTGATCGATGCCACGCCCATTGGAGCAAACATCCGTTCGACCGTGGCGACATATTGCGGTGTTCACGATGATCTGCGTCGTGCGTTTGCGAAGACTTCCGATGCCCATAAGAAGAATCTCAAACCTGGCGCATTCTCATACAACACGGGCAAGTTGTGCTGCTCCACTTGCGATGGAACCGGTACCATTTCGTTGGACGTGCAGTTCCTGCCCGATGTTGACGTCACGTGTCCCGATTGCCATGGGACACGGTATGCACAGACCGCCGATGACATTCGATTGGTTTGCGCGGACAGCGTCGCCCGTTCACTGCCGGAATTGATGTTGCTAAGCGTCGACGAGATGATGCCTCTATTGGATTTCCTACGCCCCGTTCGATCGAAACTGGCCACACTGCATGAGCTTGGCCTGGGGTATCTGACACTTGGCGAGCCGACTCCTGCGTTATCAGGCGGCGAAGCGCAACGGCTGAAGCTGGCCAGCGAAATGGGACGCGGACAGTCCGGTTCGGTATTCGTGTTCGACGAGCCGACGATCGGGCTACACCCGTTGGATGTGCTGGTATTACTACGCGTGTTCGACTCGTTGGTGGCTTCTGGGGCGACAGTTGTAGTAATCGAACATGATCTTGATGTAATCGCGAACGCGGATTATCTCATCGACATGGGTCCGGGCGGAGGCATGGCCGGCGGTCGCATCGTATGCGAGGGAACACCGGAAACGGTCCGTGCCTGTCCTGACAGCGTCACGGGCAGATATCTGCGTGGATGA
- a CDS encoding GNAT family N-acetyltransferase codes for MGITYTDEKKFTKERTQQLFRSVGWVSGKYPERLYKALMGSSTVFSAWDGDRLVGLVRVLDDTEMVAYMHYVLVDPEYQGHGIAGHLVGMVKERYRDYLYIEVMQEESKNATFYQKHGFSIMEDGAAMQIRNPGERR; via the coding sequence ATGGGAATCACGTATACCGATGAAAAGAAGTTCACCAAAGAACGGACGCAGCAACTGTTCCGATCCGTCGGATGGGTGTCAGGCAAATATCCGGAACGTCTGTACAAGGCTCTGATGGGATCGTCCACCGTGTTCAGCGCATGGGACGGCGACCGCTTGGTAGGCTTGGTGCGCGTGCTCGATGACACTGAGATGGTGGCTTATATGCATTACGTGCTGGTCGATCCGGAATATCAGGGTCATGGCATCGCAGGCCACCTGGTGGGCATGGTCAAAGAGAGATATCGCGACTACCTTTATATTGAAGTCATGCAGGAAGAAAGCAAGAACGCCACCTTCTACCAGAAGCACGGCTTCTCAATCATGGAAGACGGCGCGGCCATGCAGATCCGCAATCCAGGAGAACGCCGCTGA